In Nitrosarchaeum koreense MY1, one genomic interval encodes:
- a CDS encoding YnfA family protein, translating to MVEVIFSTLGLFLFASLLEIGGGYLIWKVLRDHKGKIFGLVGALILFSYGIIMTLQPANFGKVYATYGGIFVVSSIVWGYWIDKKKPDRFEIIGSIIVLVGVAVMFYFPR from the coding sequence TTGGTCGAAGTAATCTTCTCTACTTTGGGATTGTTTTTGTTTGCATCGTTATTGGAAATTGGTGGGGGTTACCTGATATGGAAAGTATTGCGAGATCATAAGGGAAAGATATTTGGTTTGGTTGGAGCGTTGATTTTGTTTTCATATGGAATTATTATGACATTGCAACCTGCAAATTTTGGTAAAGTCTATGCAACGTATGGAGGGATTTTTGTCGTATCATCAATAGTTTGGGGCTATTGGATTGACAAGAAAAAGCCAGACAGATTTGAGATAATAGGTTCGATTATTGTTCTTGTAGGAGTTGCTGTTATGTTTTATTTTCCCAGATAG